A part of Armatimonadota bacterium genomic DNA contains:
- a CDS encoding site-specific DNA-methyltransferase, with amino-acid sequence MRDGLPVNQIIEGDCVEVMAALPEKSVDLIFADPPYNLQLRKELWRPNLTRVDAVDDHWDQFSSLRQYDEFTRQWLSGCRRVLKDDGTIWVIGAYHNIFRVGAILMDLGFWILNDIIWVKTNPMPNFRGVRFTNAHETLIWAKKSEKAKYTFNHHAMKVYNDGKQMRSDWELPICLGPERLKVNGEKAHSTQKPEALLERVIVASSVPGDVVLDPFFGTGTTGAVAKRLGRKWIGIEREESYIKVARARLDAVQEPSPEELAALQPPDAVKPQRIAFERLLELGLLKPGDTLVLARTGDRAQVNEDGTLTSGRKQGSIHRLGAILQGTPACNGWTSWQYTDPESGELRFIDELRQRVRESSGADDQTDSLE; translated from the coding sequence ATGAGGGACGGACTGCCCGTGAATCAGATCATCGAGGGGGACTGCGTCGAGGTCATGGCCGCCTTGCCCGAGAAGTCGGTGGACCTGATCTTCGCCGATCCGCCGTACAACCTGCAGTTGCGCAAGGAGCTCTGGCGCCCCAACCTGACGCGGGTGGACGCGGTGGATGACCACTGGGACCAGTTCAGCAGCCTTCGGCAGTATGATGAGTTCACCCGCCAGTGGCTCAGCGGCTGCCGGCGAGTGCTCAAGGATGACGGGACGATCTGGGTCATCGGCGCGTACCACAATATCTTCCGCGTGGGCGCGATACTCATGGACCTGGGCTTCTGGATCCTCAATGACATCATCTGGGTCAAGACCAACCCCATGCCGAACTTCCGAGGAGTGCGGTTCACCAACGCCCACGAGACACTCATCTGGGCCAAGAAGTCCGAGAAGGCGAAGTACACTTTCAACCACCATGCCATGAAGGTCTACAACGACGGGAAGCAAATGCGCAGCGACTGGGAACTGCCCATCTGCCTGGGCCCCGAGCGGCTGAAGGTCAACGGCGAGAAGGCCCACAGCACCCAGAAACCCGAGGCGCTGCTCGAGCGGGTGATCGTGGCCTCCAGCGTGCCGGGGGATGTGGTCCTTGATCCGTTCTTCGGCACCGGCACCACGGGCGCGGTGGCAAAGCGCCTTGGCAGGAAGTGGATCGGGATTGAGCGTGAGGAGAGCTATATCAAAGTCGCGCGGGCACGGCTGGATGCAGTGCAGGAGCCCTCGCCCGAAGAGCTTGCTGCGCTGCAGCCGCCCGATGCCGTGAAGCCCCAGCGCATCGCCTTCGAGCGCCTACTGGAGTTGGGGCTGCTCAAGCCCGGAGACACGCTGGTGTTGGCGAGGACCGGGGACCGGGCACAGGTGAATGAGGACGGGACGCTCACGTCAGGACGCAAGCAGGGCTCCATCCACCGCCTGGGCGCCATACTCCAGGGCACGCCGGCGTGCAACGGCTGGACCAGTTGGCAGTACACCGACCCGGAGTCCGGAGAACTGCGCTTCATCGATGAACTCAGGCAGCGGGTTCGTGAGAGCTCGGGCGCGGACGACCAAACCGATTCCCTTGAATAG
- a CDS encoding universal stress protein has product MYQHILVTLDESELAEQALPHAVALARAFGSTLHLVSVVPVASPEALQSATMATDHEAQLDSVRAYMRGIRKRAMENGVETEWDVCQGDVADEILRYREQQDCDLIVMSTHGRSGMGRWVYGSVADRILRHSPVPVLLVRAAESA; this is encoded by the coding sequence ATGTACCAGCACATCCTGGTCACCCTGGACGAGTCGGAACTGGCCGAGCAGGCTCTGCCCCACGCTGTGGCGCTGGCCAGAGCCTTCGGCAGCACGCTGCACCTGGTCTCTGTTGTGCCCGTCGCTTCGCCCGAAGCTCTCCAGAGCGCCACCATGGCCACCGACCACGAGGCCCAGCTCGACAGCGTGCGCGCCTACATGCGGGGGATCCGCAAGCGCGCCATGGAAAATGGCGTGGAGACGGAATGGGATGTCTGCCAGGGGGATGTTGCCGACGAGATTCTTCGCTACCGGGAGCAACAGGATTGTGACCTGATCGTGATGTCCACCCACGGACGGTCGGGCATGGGCCGCTGGGTTTATGGTAGCGTCGCCGACAGGATACTCAGACACAGCCCGGTCCCGGTGCTGCTGGTGCGGGCCGCCGAGAGCGCATGA
- a CDS encoding heparinase II/III-family protein: protein MCVARCTAILVMLCAGAALGAGSVPGVSVRFLDGKLYEIPTGKAETLVQDDLYPDYPFHTPLPAVPLDQLRSFLGAGGPRLALSAAQLSEIHARAANDKAVKASLDALVAQAEKFLDGAVPRYHPSPFHWIQAPPEESRQAEEQAARLSMMRRSCALAFALTGEERFARRAWEAFQANVEHFYTYGVFRMPFSWQSPWDSGYELYDAAAAYDLIAHWEALTPLDHALVFTYLRRLGMRVAYAVELSPVIGSQQAMWTCNLGCLAYYAPGIPESASWRELVDERIESVMADFMTDGGHIECDPSAHSLALEHLLRYARVRAASGDPDFISRPWGAGQVTLERCVDWLAKIATPLGETPAVGDSPCRPLSLAHGYLDGIRMFRRADWLTAGRISTTDAAVPELLPNDLAPAKPQFTSLCLPDTGFAVLRDGWGTDDGYLLLDYGRHGGPFGHFDRLGFTLYANGQPWVLDAGPAPHPSVHAELHQSWHRQTRAHNTVMIDDASQSAADGKFVVWQTHPAFDLVAAEHEGYPDAIHRRTVFHPRNGYFLVFDEIVNCGDSRRELQWLAHVNGTRESGTVGRIVFWRDDRQGLALVPPREGGLRGVKIDQGLCTGCDGVLANIQPGADSGSWTPGSPGWGYIPFIGLRKSVAPRSVQTFCVALVPFTGKEPDVTVESFEGKLAYGVRVIIGDTVDLLVIRKRGIEPGTMSRDLPVATNARYAFVREQAGKTTVMEWVDGDSLWIESDLRTGR from the coding sequence ATGTGTGTCGCCCGTTGCACCGCGATCCTCGTAATGCTCTGCGCCGGAGCCGCCCTTGGAGCGGGTTCGGTGCCTGGCGTGAGTGTGCGCTTCCTGGACGGCAAGCTGTACGAGATACCCACCGGTAAAGCCGAAACGCTTGTGCAGGATGACCTGTACCCGGATTATCCATTCCACACTCCTCTCCCCGCCGTGCCACTCGACCAGCTGCGCAGTTTCCTTGGTGCCGGCGGTCCAAGGCTTGCCCTGTCCGCCGCCCAGCTATCGGAGATACACGCCAGGGCTGCGAATGATAAGGCTGTGAAGGCATCGCTCGATGCCCTGGTCGCACAGGCCGAGAAGTTTCTGGACGGCGCGGTTCCACGCTACCACCCTTCGCCTTTCCACTGGATTCAGGCACCCCCGGAGGAGTCACGTCAGGCCGAGGAGCAGGCAGCGCGGCTCTCGATGATGCGCCGCTCCTGCGCCCTCGCATTCGCGCTCACAGGCGAGGAACGATTCGCGAGACGGGCGTGGGAAGCGTTTCAGGCCAATGTCGAGCATTTCTACACCTACGGCGTGTTCCGCATGCCTTTCTCCTGGCAGTCGCCGTGGGACTCGGGCTATGAACTCTATGACGCTGCTGCTGCCTATGACCTGATCGCGCACTGGGAAGCGCTCACTCCGCTGGACCATGCGCTGGTGTTCACGTACCTGCGCCGCCTGGGAATGCGGGTGGCGTACGCGGTGGAGCTGTCGCCTGTCATCGGCAGCCAGCAGGCGATGTGGACCTGCAATCTCGGCTGCCTCGCATATTACGCGCCGGGTATTCCGGAATCGGCATCCTGGCGGGAACTCGTGGACGAGCGCATCGAGTCGGTGATGGCGGATTTCATGACCGATGGAGGCCACATCGAGTGCGATCCGTCGGCCCATTCCCTGGCGCTTGAGCACTTGCTGCGCTATGCGCGTGTGCGGGCGGCCAGCGGCGACCCCGACTTCATCTCCCGGCCCTGGGGGGCAGGTCAAGTCACACTCGAGCGCTGCGTGGACTGGCTCGCCAAAATCGCCACTCCGCTTGGCGAAACCCCCGCGGTTGGAGACTCGCCCTGTCGGCCACTGTCGCTGGCGCACGGATACCTGGACGGCATTCGCATGTTCCGCCGAGCAGACTGGCTCACGGCAGGTCGCATCAGCACGACGGATGCCGCCGTTCCGGAGCTGCTCCCCAACGACCTTGCTCCGGCGAAGCCGCAGTTCACCTCGCTTTGCCTACCCGATACAGGCTTCGCAGTCCTGCGCGACGGCTGGGGCACTGACGATGGCTATCTGCTGCTGGACTACGGGCGTCACGGCGGTCCTTTCGGGCATTTCGACAGGTTGGGGTTCACCCTGTACGCGAATGGTCAGCCCTGGGTGCTGGACGCCGGTCCCGCGCCCCACCCGTCCGTTCACGCCGAGCTGCACCAGTCCTGGCATCGTCAGACCCGGGCGCATAACACGGTGATGATTGACGACGCCAGCCAGTCAGCAGCGGACGGCAAGTTCGTTGTCTGGCAGACCCACCCGGCCTTCGACCTTGTGGCCGCAGAGCACGAGGGCTACCCGGACGCGATCCACCGCCGCACTGTCTTCCACCCACGGAACGGGTATTTTCTGGTTTTCGATGAAATCGTCAATTGTGGGGACAGCCGGCGTGAACTCCAGTGGTTGGCGCATGTCAACGGTACGCGGGAGTCAGGTACGGTAGGGCGGATCGTGTTCTGGCGGGACGACCGGCAGGGGCTGGCGCTTGTCCCTCCGCGCGAAGGCGGGCTGCGCGGCGTGAAGATCGATCAAGGCCTTTGCACTGGTTGCGATGGCGTGCTGGCCAATATCCAGCCCGGCGCGGACAGCGGCAGCTGGACGCCCGGATCGCCAGGCTGGGGATACATCCCCTTCATCGGGCTGCGCAAGAGCGTAGCACCGCGCTCAGTTCAGACTTTCTGCGTGGCCCTGGTGCCTTTCACGGGCAAGGAGCCCGATGTCACGGTGGAGTCTTTCGAGGGCAAACTGGCCTACGGTGTGCGGGTGATCATTGGCGATACCGTGGATTTGCTGGTGATCCGCAAGCGTGGCATCGAGCCGGGCACCATGTCCCGCGATCTGCCGGTGGCAACCAACGCCCGTTATGCGTTCGTGCGGGAGCAGGCAGGAAAGACCACGGTCATGGAGTGGGTAGACGGTGACAGTCTGTGGATCGAGTCCGACCTGCGAACCGGGCGGTGA
- a CDS encoding phosphotransferase encodes MSAQGPITSRDARNVLRAYDAGDLLFTRPGAGTANAAVIVVTPRGQFFLKRRNPRYCDPGQLAFDHSVIRHLAREGLPVVAAMRTRAGSRWFEYEDDIYELYPLVEGRPHQAGNITQVRSAGQLLGRLHHTTRDLEPDGRKRVGRLHDPAASLAGLNWAREHLLQPGDDESARLLDELIRAARQTGERLPDSVWRNLPACIIHGDYHPANLRFRGDEVCGLFDFDWVARAPRAVDVADGIIFFCSRREGPMVAGDIVSLTQSFTLDPELLGAFGSGYGETVQLTRDELRAMPNLLRARWLFCRVDAMQRKVPGKHKLAYLLNGVLGPLSEVDANQDLLTGGDWLTPS; translated from the coding sequence ATGAGTGCTCAGGGCCCGATCACATCCCGCGATGCCCGCAACGTGCTGCGTGCATACGATGCAGGGGACCTTCTGTTCACTCGTCCCGGAGCGGGGACTGCGAATGCGGCCGTGATCGTGGTTACACCGCGGGGTCAGTTCTTCCTGAAGCGCCGCAATCCACGGTACTGCGACCCTGGTCAGCTTGCCTTCGACCATAGTGTCATACGCCACCTGGCCCGCGAGGGTCTGCCGGTGGTGGCCGCGATGCGCACCCGCGCGGGCAGCCGCTGGTTCGAGTATGAGGACGACATTTACGAACTGTACCCGCTGGTGGAGGGCCGGCCGCACCAGGCCGGGAATATCACTCAGGTGCGCAGTGCGGGTCAGTTGCTGGGCCGGCTTCACCATACGACCCGCGATCTTGAGCCGGACGGGCGCAAGAGGGTCGGGCGACTGCACGATCCCGCGGCATCACTCGCCGGGCTGAACTGGGCGCGAGAGCATCTCCTGCAACCGGGCGACGACGAATCGGCGAGGCTGCTGGACGAACTCATCAGGGCGGCGCGTCAGACAGGGGAAAGGCTTCCCGACAGTGTATGGCGCAATCTGCCGGCGTGCATCATCCATGGCGACTATCATCCCGCGAATCTGAGGTTCAGGGGTGACGAGGTCTGCGGGCTGTTTGACTTCGACTGGGTGGCCCGGGCGCCGCGGGCAGTGGATGTAGCCGATGGAATCATCTTCTTCTGCAGCCGCCGCGAAGGGCCTATGGTGGCCGGCGATATCGTCTCACTCACCCAGTCCTTCACTCTCGACCCCGAACTATTGGGGGCTTTCGGCAGTGGCTACGGCGAGACGGTGCAACTGACACGGGATGAACTGCGCGCGATGCCCAACTTGTTGCGGGCGCGCTGGCTCTTCTGCCGGGTGGACGCCATGCAGCGGAAGGTGCCCGGTAAGCACAAGCTGGCGTACTTGCTGAACGGTGTGCTTGGCCCCTTGTCCGAGGTCGATGCAAACCAGGATCTCCTTACCGGGGGTGATTGGCTGACACCGTCGTGA
- a CDS encoding diguanylate cyclase, whose translation MRILVAEQDPLALGAMQRCLHSCGHEPVAFADGKAALACLRGDDAPRIALLGWQLPGLTGPEVCRRLRADADAGYVYVILLTERGSKEQLVRGLQAGADDYLSKPFDPSELEARIQAGARIVELEARHIQAQSLLRLQATRDGLTGLWNRNSILGILDCEVVQRTDDGTDLCAIMCDIDHFKRVNDTLGHMAGDDVLRHVAARIASSLRSCDSVGRFGGEEFLCVLPGCGRDHGIAVAERMRRHVAACPIVLERSAIEVTLSCGLADLRGLGLQDPRALLAAADDALYRAKSDGRDRVVAAVPAWMELRRTG comes from the coding sequence ATGAGAATACTTGTCGCAGAGCAGGATCCGCTGGCTCTGGGCGCGATGCAGAGATGCCTGCACAGTTGCGGGCACGAACCGGTCGCCTTCGCGGACGGCAAGGCGGCCCTTGCCTGCTTGCGGGGAGACGATGCCCCCCGCATCGCGCTTCTGGGCTGGCAACTGCCGGGGCTCACGGGTCCGGAGGTTTGCCGGCGCCTGCGTGCGGATGCGGATGCCGGTTACGTTTACGTGATCCTTTTGACGGAGCGGGGAAGCAAGGAACAGCTTGTGCGAGGGCTTCAGGCAGGGGCCGACGACTATCTGAGCAAGCCCTTCGACCCTTCGGAACTTGAGGCGCGAATCCAGGCCGGGGCGCGCATCGTCGAGCTTGAGGCCCGGCACATCCAGGCCCAGAGCCTCCTGCGCCTTCAGGCCACGCGCGACGGGCTGACCGGTCTGTGGAACCGCAACAGTATTCTGGGGATACTTGATTGCGAGGTCGTCCAACGCACCGACGATGGCACCGATCTCTGCGCGATCATGTGCGACATCGATCACTTCAAGCGCGTCAATGACACCCTGGGACACATGGCGGGGGATGACGTCCTGCGCCATGTGGCTGCGCGGATTGCCTCGTCGTTGCGCAGTTGCGACAGTGTCGGGCGTTTCGGAGGCGAGGAGTTCCTTTGCGTCTTGCCGGGATGCGGCCGTGACCACGGGATAGCGGTTGCCGAGCGCATGCGCCGGCACGTGGCTGCTTGCCCCATCGTTCTGGAACGCTCCGCCATCGAGGTCACCCTGAGCTGCGGGCTTGCAGACTTGCGTGGCCTCGGGCTCCAGGATCCACGCGCCCTGCTTGCCGCGGCAGACGATGCCCTCTACCGGGCGAAAAGCGACGGCCGAGACCGCGTGGTCGCCGCGGTCCCGGCCTGGATGGAACTGCGCAGGACGGGTTAG
- a CDS encoding HAD family hydrolase encodes MPEHVVLWDFDGTLGYRKGLWSSALIRALDIHEPGHMISVDDVRPLLAHGFPWHEPERPHPELRDPPAWWDHIEAVIAGIFAKLGYEPERCKLLARAAHEAVIDPSAHRLFSDARPALDLLSHLGWQHVIVSNHVPELESIVCALGVRHMFHSVLSSACTGYEKPNPGAFRHALEVVAYPERVWMVGDNPVADVQGAESLGIPAILVRRKGSARRRAADLLDAAAMIIRLSGS; translated from the coding sequence ATGCCCGAACACGTGGTGCTGTGGGATTTTGATGGTACCCTGGGATATCGCAAGGGCTTGTGGTCATCCGCGCTGATTCGTGCGCTGGACATCCACGAGCCCGGGCACATGATCAGCGTCGATGACGTCCGGCCTCTCCTCGCACACGGATTCCCCTGGCACGAACCTGAACGGCCACACCCGGAACTGCGCGACCCTCCGGCGTGGTGGGATCACATCGAGGCGGTTATCGCCGGGATCTTCGCGAAGCTGGGGTATGAGCCCGAGCGCTGCAAACTCCTGGCGCGCGCGGCCCACGAGGCGGTCATTGACCCGTCCGCGCACCGGCTTTTCAGCGATGCCCGTCCGGCCCTGGACTTGCTGTCCCATCTCGGCTGGCAGCATGTAATCGTCTCCAATCACGTGCCCGAGCTGGAGAGCATCGTCTGTGCGCTGGGCGTGCGCCACATGTTCCACAGTGTGCTGTCATCCGCATGCACTGGGTACGAGAAGCCGAACCCGGGCGCTTTCAGGCATGCCCTCGAGGTGGTGGCGTATCCGGAGCGTGTGTGGATGGTGGGGGACAACCCGGTGGCCGACGTCCAAGGGGCCGAGAGTCTGGGGATCCCGGCGATCCTGGTGAGGCGGAAAGGAAGCGCACGCAGGAGAGCCGCCGATCTGCTGGATGCGGCGGCCATGATCATCCGATTATCGGGCTCGTAG
- a CDS encoding amidohydrolase family protein, with the protein MGYIDAHSHIWDQDFDRYPILPDYDPAAIRPITFTPQELFAHCKPCGVDRVVLIQMSYYGFDNSYMLDAIARWPETFRGVAVIDHSQADVAEEMARLREGGVRGFRVQPGGADPADWLEDGEWRRFLGIAGELDMAVCPLIDPEYLPAVGRAAHAFPDTTFVIDHLGRVGCGRPIEPRDVAALCDLGYCPNCNVKVSAFYALGKGEPPYADLVPLIRQVYDAFGAARLMWATDCPYQVMRSSYEDSLALVRDGLDFLSDEDRAMILEGTAARVFFGI; encoded by the coding sequence ATGGGATACATCGACGCCCACTCGCACATCTGGGACCAGGACTTCGACCGGTACCCGATTCTGCCCGACTACGACCCCGCTGCAATTCGCCCGATCACCTTCACCCCCCAGGAGTTGTTCGCCCACTGCAAGCCGTGCGGGGTCGATCGCGTGGTGCTCATCCAGATGAGCTACTACGGATTCGATAATTCCTACATGCTGGACGCTATCGCCCGCTGGCCCGAGACCTTCCGGGGAGTGGCGGTGATCGATCACAGTCAGGCCGATGTGGCCGAGGAGATGGCGCGTCTGCGCGAAGGCGGCGTGCGGGGTTTCCGGGTGCAGCCCGGCGGTGCGGACCCTGCCGACTGGCTCGAGGATGGCGAGTGGCGGCGATTCCTGGGCATCGCCGGAGAACTGGATATGGCAGTATGCCCGCTCATCGATCCCGAGTACCTGCCCGCGGTGGGCAGGGCCGCCCACGCCTTCCCGGATACGACTTTCGTTATCGATCACCTGGGGCGGGTGGGATGCGGGCGCCCCATCGAGCCCCGGGACGTCGCCGCCCTGTGCGATCTGGGCTATTGCCCTAACTGCAATGTCAAGGTCTCTGCGTTCTACGCCCTGGGAAAAGGCGAGCCGCCATATGCCGACCTGGTGCCATTGATACGTCAGGTCTACGACGCTTTTGGTGCAGCGCGGCTCATGTGGGCCACGGACTGCCCGTACCAGGTGATGAGGTCCTCCTATGAGGACAGCCTGGCGCTGGTGCGGGATGGTCTCGATTTTCTGAGCGACGAGGACCGGGCGATGATACTCGAGGGCACAGCCGCCCGAGTGTTCTTCGGCATCTGA
- a CDS encoding response regulator, which yields MLEPQSQRTVTLAPAQAPDGWAVLETLPLPVILIGPDSLIVRTNRAAAGLVGGDDTPFLGMPASAFFAATGAEIDADTLLRQAAGVEIPLTIHTRRQIGVSQHQVLRWTIRRLSDVGAGAGHVVACAEDVSVRLQLEKQLEHQERIRCIGQAVAGVAHELGNPLGAILGAGELLEPHVFTNAGRGYLQRLVDQTLRARELIRNLLSFVRGEDPVPVPVSASALVSEAARFLAFEFSERGIHIQIRHEEKTPPVNVAPAELQQVLINLLVNAQQALEGCPEPCVSVETGARDGRVRIAVRDNGPGIPLPVLPHLFEPFFTTKAPGVGTGLGLSIAQGIVHRYGGELLARNHEDGGAVFEVLLPAAERCDQPVPEPGEEMTPRTHHEPARVLIVDDDEAVRQVISQALSNAGHQVDEASSAEVALTRAQSRDYHLILCDLTLPGMNGREFHRRLSTLRPELAGRVVFASGGEPTPDLDAFLQQVGASYLRKPFSVRRVLQLASAAGSEASSGQSGD from the coding sequence GTGCTCGAACCGCAATCGCAGCGGACAGTCACTCTGGCACCGGCGCAGGCTCCAGATGGTTGGGCGGTGCTGGAAACGCTGCCGCTTCCTGTTATCCTGATCGGACCTGACAGCCTCATCGTAAGGACAAATCGCGCGGCGGCAGGGCTGGTCGGGGGAGATGACACGCCTTTCCTGGGTATGCCTGCCTCGGCTTTTTTCGCGGCCACCGGAGCCGAGATCGATGCGGATACGCTCCTGAGGCAGGCTGCTGGTGTCGAGATACCCCTCACGATCCACACCCGCAGGCAAATTGGCGTCTCGCAGCATCAGGTCTTGCGCTGGACGATCCGCCGCCTGAGCGACGTGGGCGCCGGGGCAGGGCACGTCGTTGCCTGTGCTGAGGACGTCAGTGTGCGTCTGCAGCTTGAAAAACAACTGGAGCACCAGGAGCGCATTCGCTGCATCGGGCAGGCGGTGGCCGGGGTCGCTCACGAACTGGGTAACCCGCTGGGTGCGATCCTGGGCGCCGGTGAACTTCTGGAACCCCACGTGTTTACGAACGCCGGACGCGGTTATCTGCAGCGCCTCGTGGACCAGACCCTCCGCGCCCGCGAACTAATCCGCAACCTGCTCAGCTTCGTGCGCGGCGAAGACCCGGTGCCGGTACCTGTTTCGGCGTCCGCTCTTGTCTCGGAAGCGGCCCGATTCCTCGCCTTCGAGTTCTCGGAGAGGGGAATTCACATCCAGATCAGGCATGAGGAGAAGACGCCGCCGGTCAACGTGGCACCGGCGGAATTGCAGCAGGTCCTGATCAACCTGCTGGTAAACGCTCAGCAGGCGCTGGAAGGGTGCCCGGAGCCATGTGTTAGTGTGGAGACCGGGGCGCGAGACGGGCGGGTGCGCATCGCGGTGCGCGACAATGGCCCCGGCATCCCGTTGCCCGTGCTTCCCCATCTGTTCGAGCCGTTCTTCACAACAAAGGCGCCGGGAGTCGGTACGGGGTTAGGACTGAGCATCGCCCAGGGGATCGTGCACCGGTACGGGGGAGAGTTGCTGGCACGCAACCACGAGGACGGAGGCGCAGTCTTCGAGGTGCTGCTGCCTGCCGCCGAGAGATGCGACCAACCGGTGCCCGAACCAGGCGAAGAAATGACCCCGCGCACGCACCACGAGCCGGCACGTGTCTTGATTGTCGATGACGACGAGGCGGTTCGCCAGGTGATCTCTCAGGCCCTGTCAAATGCCGGGCACCAGGTGGATGAGGCGTCGAGCGCCGAAGTGGCGCTTACGCGTGCCCAGTCCAGGGACTACCACCTGATCCTGTGCGACCTGACTCTTCCGGGCATGAACGGGCGCGAGTTCCATCGTCGTCTTTCCACGCTGCGGCCCGAGCTTGCCGGTCGCGTGGTGTTCGCTTCGGGCGGGGAACCGACGCCGGACTTGGACGCCTTCCTGCAGCAGGTCGGGGCCTCTTACCTGCGCAAGCCTTTTTCGGTGCGTCGGGTTCTCCAACTGGCCTCGGCCGCGGGATCTGAGGCCTCGAGTGGGCAATCCGGCGATTGA
- a CDS encoding L-fuculokinase codes for MARQVAIVMDCGSTNATVIAVDPEGRIVASASRPSSSTPQPGCPEGWIIWDLEAVFARLCDACKEVVAQIPSDEIVAVTLDTCGADGAPVRADGSLTYPVICWQDSRTEPLAETFGDRMSPWEAFAETGYQVIPFDSLLRLIWLRENQPDALETADCFMMFAGLLSHLLCGEKSIDPTAAGTMMCMDMAKRDWSAKMLALAGLDAGFFPRWVEPGEVIGAVHAAGSAASGLPVGTPVVAAGHDTQFAAVGCGGKPGEAILSSGTWEILMLRHNRFEPTRFGFEEGLIYECDAEPGLWNPQLLMMGSGVLEWLRDLLYGDVAQRSDAYGVMIGEAQQLSPGAGGVTLVPSFVPSTGPTRKFGTRGTVLGLELDTRRGHVYRAALEGLSFQMRHALETLAEATGFQPASVRVVGGGSKNALWNQIRADVTGLPVITTEQQEATALGAAMFAFVGAGVFANAAEAQAAMDVGERTVEPGPDSPAYQDLYATYRSVPPALQGFYSG; via the coding sequence ATGGCAAGACAGGTCGCCATCGTCATGGACTGCGGTTCCACAAATGCCACGGTCATCGCGGTGGACCCGGAGGGCAGGATCGTCGCATCCGCAAGCCGCCCGAGTTCATCTACGCCCCAGCCTGGCTGTCCCGAAGGTTGGATTATCTGGGACCTGGAGGCGGTCTTCGCGCGCCTGTGCGACGCCTGCAAGGAGGTCGTGGCCCAGATTCCGAGCGATGAGATCGTGGCGGTGACGCTGGACACCTGCGGCGCCGACGGCGCTCCGGTGCGAGCAGACGGCTCTCTCACATATCCGGTCATTTGCTGGCAGGACTCCCGCACCGAGCCCCTTGCGGAGACCTTCGGAGACCGGATGTCGCCGTGGGAGGCATTTGCGGAAACCGGCTACCAGGTGATCCCCTTCGACAGTCTCTTGCGGCTCATCTGGTTGCGTGAAAACCAGCCCGATGCTCTGGAAACCGCGGACTGCTTCATGATGTTCGCGGGCCTGCTCAGCCACCTGCTCTGCGGAGAGAAGTCCATAGACCCCACCGCAGCGGGGACCATGATGTGCATGGACATGGCCAAGCGTGACTGGTCCGCGAAGATGCTCGCGTTGGCCGGTCTGGACGCAGGGTTCTTCCCGCGCTGGGTCGAGCCCGGCGAAGTCATCGGAGCCGTGCACGCCGCGGGCTCAGCCGCCAGTGGGCTTCCCGTGGGCACACCGGTTGTTGCTGCGGGGCATGACACCCAGTTCGCTGCAGTAGGCTGCGGCGGCAAGCCCGGCGAGGCGATCCTCAGCAGCGGAACCTGGGAGATCCTGATGCTGCGCCACAACCGCTTCGAGCCCACGCGGTTTGGCTTTGAAGAGGGTCTCATCTACGAATGCGATGCCGAGCCCGGCCTGTGGAACCCCCAACTTCTCATGATGGGTTCGGGAGTGCTTGAATGGCTCCGGGACCTGCTCTACGGGGACGTTGCCCAGCGTTCCGACGCCTACGGAGTGATGATCGGCGAGGCGCAGCAGCTTTCTCCGGGAGCGGGGGGCGTCACGCTTGTTCCGAGCTTCGTTCCCAGCACCGGCCCCACGCGCAAGTTCGGCACTCGGGGCACTGTTCTGGGGCTTGAGCTTGACACCCGCCGTGGCCACGTGTACCGAGCTGCCCTGGAGGGGCTCTCCTTCCAGATGCGCCATGCGCTGGAGACCCTTGCCGAAGCAACAGGCTTCCAGCCCGCGTCCGTACGAGTGGTCGGGGGTGGTTCGAAGAACGCACTGTGGAATCAGATCCGCGCCGATGTGACCGGTTTGCCGGTAATCACCACTGAGCAGCAGGAAGCCACAGCACTGGGGGCCGCCATGTTCGCCTTCGTGGGTGCGGGAGTGTTCGCAAACGCCGCGGAAGCTCAGGCTGCCATGGACGTGGGCGAGCGCACCGTTGAGCCCGGTCCGGACTCTCCCGCATACCAGGACCTTTACGCGACGTACCGCTCGGTTCCGCCGGCACTCCAGGGGTTCTATTCAGGCTAG